A window from Longimicrobiales bacterium encodes these proteins:
- the coxB gene encoding cytochrome c oxidase subunit II, translating to MSKFRFRRVGGLLTLAALFFVAACEAGGDFPQTTFRPVSELGEKQNAVFYNTTAWTVGIMVLVEVLLLYVIWRYREKPNQPRPEQIHGNTKLEIAWTVIPSIIVVLIAVPTILTIFDTQKEAPEGALRIEVIGHQWWWEFRYPEEGVVAGNEFYVPVDRPVELRLHSADVVHSFWIPKLGGKRDVNPQPAVTGDREPHTNQILFTAHEEGAYTGQCAEFCGEAHAIMRMIAHVVSEAEYDAWIEQMRSGATSSDMLTQLARTPGATAPVGDTTGLAPEVGDSAPPRTQPQVEPQATQQPLPAPTPAARQVGAIPAPTGLPAARPEVPALMVPGAQSEAELGREVFLSKTCVACHAISGTRAQGALGPVLTRFGTRPWVGAGAARNTQANVEQWIRDPQSLKPGTLMPGAHTPGGGMPPTNLTDEEIRLIATYLRSLK from the coding sequence TTGTCGAAGTTCCGGTTTCGCCGCGTTGGCGGTCTGCTCACGCTCGCCGCGCTGTTTTTCGTCGCGGCGTGCGAGGCCGGCGGCGATTTCCCCCAGACGACATTCCGCCCTGTCAGCGAGCTCGGCGAAAAGCAGAACGCCGTGTTCTACAACACCACGGCATGGACCGTCGGCATCATGGTCCTGGTCGAGGTGCTGCTGCTGTATGTGATCTGGCGCTATCGCGAGAAGCCGAACCAGCCGCGCCCCGAGCAGATCCACGGCAACACCAAGCTCGAGATCGCGTGGACGGTGATTCCTTCGATCATCGTGGTTCTGATCGCGGTTCCGACGATCCTGACGATCTTCGACACGCAGAAGGAGGCGCCCGAGGGTGCACTGCGGATCGAGGTGATCGGTCACCAGTGGTGGTGGGAGTTCCGCTACCCGGAGGAGGGGGTCGTTGCGGGCAACGAGTTCTACGTGCCCGTGGACCGGCCGGTCGAGCTGCGACTGCACTCGGCGGACGTGGTGCATTCCTTCTGGATCCCGAAGCTGGGCGGCAAGCGGGACGTGAACCCGCAGCCTGCGGTCACGGGTGATCGCGAGCCGCACACGAACCAGATTCTGTTCACCGCGCACGAGGAAGGCGCGTACACGGGCCAGTGCGCGGAGTTCTGCGGCGAGGCGCACGCGATCATGCGCATGATCGCGCACGTCGTGTCGGAGGCCGAGTACGACGCCTGGATCGAGCAGATGCGCAGCGGCGCGACGAGCTCGGACATGCTGACGCAGCTCGCGCGGACGCCGGGCGCGACGGCGCCGGTCGGCGACACGACGGGCCTGGCGCCCGAGGTGGGCGACAGCGCACCGCCGCGCACGCAGCCGCAGGTGGAGCCGCAGGCGACGCAGCAGCCGCTGCCCGCGCCGACTCCGGCCGCGCGGCAGGTCGGGGCGATTCCCGCGCCGACGGGGCTGCCCGCGGCACGACCGGAGGTGCCGGCGCTGATGGTGCCGGGCGCGCAGAGCGAAGCCGAGCTGGGCCGCGAGGTCTTCCTGTCGAAGACGTGCGTGGCGTGCCACGCGATCAGCGGCACGCGGGCGCAGGGCGCACTGGGTCCGGTGCTGACGCGCTTCGGCACGCGGCCGTGGGTCGGTGCGGGCGCGGCGCGCAACACGCAGGCGAACGTGGAGCAGTGGATCCGCGATCCGCAGAGCCTGAAGCCCGGCACACTGATGCCGGGTGCGCACACGCCGGGTGGCGGCATGCCGCCGACGAATCTGACGGATGAGGAGATCCGCCTCATTGCGACGTATCTGAGGAGCCTCAAGTAG
- a CDS encoding FAD-binding protein — MQPTDLLVIGGGAAAAAAALEARAHDMSVIVVRRAPGASALSRGGWTGPLPGPIAHALVRQHLVHVDLDGPLPHPDGELRHYDFAPASHAAARVETGACVVGIEGLPVFRPRALARLWGDAAGAELTHETTRLAGTPPAGWAPLALARAIQADAAPLAVALRDIVARTRCTRLVVPAVLGIERTGEIRERLEAETGVPVGEALGVAPSVPGWRLHRALEGALIEAGVQVVDGSVADVEQRAGRCTGVDVVRHGSDQAERFAAERFLLASGRYVGGGIVADPVFAEPVFGAAVWIDHLGERFEEVDSVALTDPVRTEEQPLMRAGVRVDGSHRLRRPGGDALANVWAAGSVRAGVADGLGAAAEDGVVAVTRMLSATA, encoded by the coding sequence ATGCAGCCGACCGATCTCCTCGTCATTGGCGGCGGCGCTGCGGCAGCCGCGGCCGCGCTCGAGGCACGCGCGCACGACATGAGCGTCATCGTCGTACGGCGGGCGCCCGGCGCATCCGCACTCTCCCGCGGCGGCTGGACCGGCCCGCTTCCCGGACCCATCGCGCATGCCCTGGTCCGGCAGCACCTCGTGCACGTCGATCTCGACGGGCCGCTCCCGCATCCCGACGGCGAGCTGCGACACTACGACTTCGCGCCGGCGTCGCATGCAGCCGCACGCGTGGAGACAGGCGCCTGCGTCGTCGGCATCGAGGGGCTGCCCGTCTTCCGCCCGCGCGCACTCGCACGCCTCTGGGGCGATGCCGCCGGTGCCGAGCTCACCCACGAAACGACGCGCCTCGCCGGGACCCCGCCCGCTGGCTGGGCGCCGCTCGCACTGGCCCGCGCGATCCAGGCCGACGCCGCGCCGCTTGCGGTCGCACTTCGCGACATCGTCGCCCGGACACGCTGCACGCGCCTCGTCGTGCCGGCTGTGCTCGGGATCGAGCGGACGGGCGAAATCCGCGAGCGGCTGGAGGCCGAAACGGGAGTACCGGTCGGTGAAGCGCTGGGCGTCGCGCCGTCGGTGCCGGGCTGGCGCCTGCACCGGGCACTCGAAGGCGCGTTGATCGAGGCCGGTGTGCAGGTCGTGGACGGGAGCGTTGCTGACGTCGAGCAGCGGGCTGGCCGCTGCACTGGCGTGGACGTCGTGCGGCATGGCTCTGACCAGGCGGAGCGCTTCGCGGCCGAGCGGTTTCTGCTGGCGAGCGGCCGTTACGTTGGCGGAGGGATTGTCGCCGACCCCGTTTTTGCCGAGCCGGTGTTCGGCGCCGCTGTATGGATCGACCACCTGGGCGAGCGCTTCGAGGAAGTCGATTCCGTCGCGCTCACGGACCCGGTCCGGACGGAGGAGCAGCCGCTGATGCGCGCGGGCGTGCGCGTCGACGGCAGTCATCGGCTCCGGCGGCCTGGGGGAGACGCGCTCGCGAACGTATGGGCGGCCGGCTCCGTGCGTGCCGGCGTGGCGGATGGTCTGGGCGCGGCCGCGGAGGACGGCGTCGTCGCCGTGACCCGGATGCTGTCGGCGACGGCGTGA
- a CDS encoding P1 family peptidase, with amino-acid sequence MIRRMAFVLVMLTGAADVAAQEARPRAREAGVVVGIFEPGAQNAITDVAGVRVGQATIHQERVHTGVTAILPHDGNLFRSRVPAAIVVGNGFGKLLGVTQVRELGELETPILLTCTLCVWKAADAMVEWLLAQPGMEEVRSINPVVGETNDGGLNDIRARPITAQHVVQALESAAAGPVAEGAVGAGAGTVAFGWKGGIGTSSRVVPQAYGGYTVGVLVQSNFGGVLTINGAPVGVELGKYSFQRAVEAERPRESNREANRSRSRDPSRGDHPTAGAATAEQADAASYVDRDGFTPDGSIMMVVATDAPLDARNLERLAQRALVGLARTGATMSNGSGDYVIAFSTAASVRREADAPTPRPGAFLSNDVVSPLFQAVAEATEEAIYNSLFRATTVGSVEALPLDQAMDVLRKFNAVRPQE; translated from the coding sequence ATGATCAGGCGCATGGCGTTCGTGCTGGTGATGCTGACGGGCGCGGCTGACGTGGCTGCACAGGAAGCGCGGCCGCGCGCACGCGAAGCGGGGGTCGTCGTCGGGATCTTCGAGCCCGGCGCGCAGAACGCGATCACGGACGTGGCAGGGGTGCGGGTCGGTCAGGCCACGATCCACCAGGAGCGCGTGCACACGGGCGTGACGGCGATCCTGCCGCACGACGGCAACCTGTTCCGCAGTCGTGTCCCGGCGGCGATCGTGGTCGGCAACGGGTTCGGCAAGCTGCTGGGCGTGACACAGGTTCGCGAGCTGGGTGAGCTCGAAACGCCCATCCTGCTGACGTGCACGCTGTGCGTCTGGAAGGCTGCGGACGCGATGGTCGAGTGGCTGCTCGCGCAGCCGGGCATGGAGGAGGTGCGCTCGATCAATCCCGTCGTCGGGGAGACCAACGACGGCGGGCTGAACGACATCCGCGCGCGCCCGATCACGGCGCAGCACGTCGTGCAGGCGCTGGAGTCGGCCGCTGCCGGTCCCGTCGCGGAAGGTGCGGTCGGCGCCGGCGCGGGCACGGTCGCGTTCGGCTGGAAGGGCGGCATCGGCACATCGTCGCGTGTCGTGCCGCAGGCCTACGGCGGCTACACGGTCGGCGTGCTCGTGCAGAGCAATTTCGGCGGTGTACTCACGATCAACGGTGCACCGGTCGGCGTGGAGCTCGGCAAGTACAGCTTCCAGCGGGCAGTCGAGGCGGAGCGGCCGCGCGAGTCGAACCGCGAAGCGAACCGGTCGCGTTCACGCGACCCGTCCCGCGGCGATCATCCGACTGCCGGTGCGGCAACGGCAGAACAGGCCGACGCTGCGAGCTACGTCGATCGCGACGGCTTCACCCCGGATGGCAGCATCATGATGGTCGTTGCGACGGATGCGCCGCTCGACGCCCGCAACCTCGAGCGGCTCGCGCAGCGTGCCCTCGTCGGGCTCGCACGCACCGGAGCGACCATGAGCAACGGGTCGGGCGACTACGTGATCGCGTTCTCGACCGCGGCTTCGGTGCGCCGTGAAGCGGACGCGCCCACGCCGCGTCCCGGTGCATTCCTCTCCAACGACGTCGTGTCGCCTCTGTTCCAGGCGGTGGCGGAGGCGACGGAGGAAGCGATCTACAACTCGCTGTTCCGCGCGACGACGGTGGGCAGCGTCGAGGCACTGCCGCTCGAC